One window of the Candidatus Fermentibacter sp. genome contains the following:
- a CDS encoding DUF1905 domain-containing protein has protein sequence MARVFMAAIEDAGGGGAFVRIPFDAEAEYGSRRPEVMATIDGIPYRGRLIRMGLPCHLLPVVKDIRRKLGKGPGDEVRVVIDRIGARQTEDRRGIAGEG, from the coding sequence ATGGCGAGGGTGTTCATGGCGGCCATCGAGGATGCAGGCGGGGGCGGCGCCTTCGTGAGAATCCCCTTCGACGCGGAGGCGGAATACGGCTCCAGACGGCCGGAAGTCATGGCTACGATCGACGGGATCCCGTACAGGGGCCGCCTGATCCGCATGGGTCTGCCCTGCCACCTGCTCCCGGTGGTGAAGGATATCAGGAGGAAGCTCGGGAAAGGCCCCGGAGACGAGGTGCGGGTGGTCATCGACCGGATCGGGGCGCGACAGACGGAGGATCGCCGAGGCATCGCCGGGGAGGGTTGA